Proteins from a single region of Strix aluco isolate bStrAlu1 chromosome 18, bStrAlu1.hap1, whole genome shotgun sequence:
- the DGCR8 gene encoding microprocessor complex subunit DGCR8 isoform X1, translating to MEKYENVPPLPKEPAREMNVENHTCPPPLPPNEQPPPPPLQTSSDAEVMDVGSGGDGQSDTPAGDTHSICRTQLLTKGSACYKSRLIIDPNNSDQSPRTARHAPSVRKFTPDLKLLKDVKISVSFTESCKSKDRKVLYTGVEQDYKADTDFGINTVNGDLHVCPFGGSNGKAVGIGGENDDKKDDENDIDQEKRVEYAVLDELEDFTDNLMEIDEEGGGFTSKAIVQRDKVDEETLNYSYEDDFDNDVDALLEEGLRAPKTRRLENEKYGGESDHQSDGETSVQPMMTKIKTVLKSRGRPPTEPLPDGWIMTFHNSGIPVYLHRESRVVTWSRPYFLGTGSIRKHDPPLSSIPCLHYKKMKENEEREQNNDITPNGEVSPVKHLDKSSELDCQTEEPDSTAADSGPLDDKDPSGGDAAQGALGQVKAKVEVCKDESVDLEDFRRYLEKRFDFEQVTVKKFRTWAERRQFNREMKRKQAESERPILPANQKLITLSVQDAPTKKEFVINPNGKSEVCILHEYMQRVLKVRPVYNFFECENPSEPFGASVIIDGVTYGAGTASSKKLAKNKAARATLEILIPDFVKQTSEEKPKDSEELEYFNHISIEDSRVYELTSKAGLLSPYQILHECLKRNHGMGDTSIKFEVIPGKNQKSEYVMTCGKHTVRGWCKNKRVGKQLASQKILQLLHPHVKNWGSLLRMYGRESSKMVKQETSDKSVIELQQYAKKNKPNLHILNKLQEEMKKLAQEREETRKKPKMTIVESAQPGPTLSLDEDSVSLVLCGRGWAD from the exons atggagaaatatgaaaatgtacCACCCCTCCCTAAAGAACCTGCAAGAGAAATGAATGTGGAGAATCATACTTGTCCCCCACCTCTGCCGCCTAATGAACAgcctccaccacctcccctgCAAACGTCCAGTGACGCAGAGGTAATGGACGTTGGCTCTGGTGGTGATGGACAGTCAGATACCCCTGCTGGGGACACGCACAGTATCTGCAGAACACAGCTTCTCACAAAGGGATCTGCCTGCTACAAAAGTCGTCTTATAATAGACCCTAACAATAGTGACCAAAGCCCAAGAACTGCTCGTCATGCACCTTCAGTTCGAAAGTTCACCCCAGATCTTAAGTTACTTAAAGATGTAAAGATTAGTGTTAGTTTTACAGAAAGCTGCAAAAGCAAAGATAGGAAAGTTCTGTACACTGGAGTTGAGCAGGATTATAAGGCAGATACAGATTTTGGTATTAATACTGTCAATGGGGATTTGCATGTTTGTCCTTTTGGTGGTAGTAATGGTAAAGCTGTAGGAATAGGGGGTGAAAATGATGACAAGAAGGATGATGAAAATGATATTGATCAGGAAAAGAGAGTGGAATATGCAGTTCTGGATGAGCTAGAAGATTTTACCGACAATTTGATGGAAATagatgaagaaggaggagggTTCACATCTAAAGCAATCGTTCAAAGAGATAAAGTGGATGAAGAAACCTTGAATTACTCATATGAG GATGACTTTGATAATGATGTGGATGCTCTGCTGGAAGAGGGTCTTCGAGCACCCAAAACAAGGAGACTAGAGAATGAGAAATATGGTGGTGAAAGTGATCACCAGTCTGATGGAGAGACAAGTGTGCAGCCAATGATGaccaaaattaaaactgtacTTAAAA GTCGTGGCCGCCCTCCTACAGAACCTTTGCCAGATGGATGGATCATGACATTCCATAACTCGGGCATTCCTGTATATCTGCACAGAGAATCTAGAGTCGTTACCTGGTCTAGACCTTATTTCTTGGGAACAGGAAGCATAAGG AAACATGATCCTCCCCTTAGTAGCATTCCCTGCTTGCATTacaaaaaaatgaaggaaaatgaggaaagggaACAAAACAATGACATAACTCCAAATGGGGAAGTATCACCTGTAAAGCACTTAGATAAATCTTCAGAACTGGACTGCCAAACAGAAGAACCAGATTCTACTGCTGCTGATTCTGGGCCTTTAGATGACAAAGACCCCTCAGGGGGAGATGCAGCACAAGGAGCCTTAGGACAAGTTAAGGCCAAAGTTGAAGTATGTAAAGATGAATCTGTAG ATCTGGAAGATTTTAGACGCTATCTTGAAAAGCGTTTTGACTTTGAACAAGTTACCgtaaaaaaattcagaacctgGGCTGAGAGACGGCAATTCAATCGTGAGATGAAGCGGAAGCAGGCAGAATCCGAGCGGCCTATTCTGCCTGCCAATCAGAAACTCATTACCTTGTCTGTGCAAGATGCACCTACAAAGAAAG aatttgTCATTAATCCCAATGGGAAATCTGAAGTTTGCATACTGCATGAATATATGCAACGAGTCCTAAAGGTTCGCCCtgtttacaatttctttgaaTGTG AGAACCCAAGTGAACCTTTTGGAGCCTCAGTCATTATTGATGGAGTAACTTATGGGGCAGGAACTGCCAGCAGCAAAAAACTTGCCAAGAATAAAGCTG CTCGAGCTACACTGGAAATCCTTATTCCTGACTTTGTTAAACAGACCTCTGAGGAGAAGCCCAAAGACAGTGAAGAACTTGAG TATTTTAACCATATCAGTATTGAGGACTCACGGGTATATGAACTCACCAGTAAAGCTGGACTCTTGTCTCCATATCAGATTCTCCATGAGTGCCTTAAAAG AAACCATGGAATGGGTGATACATCCATAAAGTTTGAAGTGATTCCTGGTAAAAATCAGAAGAGCGAATATGTCATGACTTGTGGCAAGCACACAGTGCGAGGCTGGT gcaaaaataaaagaGTGGGGAAACAATTAGCTTCTCAGAAAATCCTACAGCTACTGCATCCACATGTGAAAAATTGGGGCTCTCTTTTGCGTATGTATGGTAGAGAGAGTAGCAAGATGGTTAAACAG GAAACCTCTGACAAAAGTGTGATAGAACTTCAGCAGTATGCCAAAAAGAACAAGCCAAATCTGCACATCCTGAACAAGttacaggaagaaatgaaaaaactgGCACAAGAAAGA GAGGAAACACGAAAGAAACCCAAGATGACAATAGTGGAATCGGCTCAACCTG GACCTACATTGTCTCTAGATGAAGACAGTGTGAGCCTTGTGCTCTGTGGAAGAGGATGGGCAGATTAA
- the DGCR8 gene encoding microprocessor complex subunit DGCR8 isoform X2 — protein sequence MEKYENVPPLPKEPAREMNVENHTCPPPLPPNEQPPPPPLQTSSDAEVMDVGSGGDGQSDTPAGDTHSICRTQLLTKGSACYKSRLIIDPNNSDQSPRTARHAPSVRKFTPDLKLLKDVKISVSFTESCKSKDRKVLYTGVEQDYKADTDFGINTVNGDLHVCPFGGSNGKAVGIGGENDDKKDDENDIDQEKRVEYAVLDELEDFTDNLMEIDEEGGGFTSKAIVQRDKVDEETLNYSYEDDFDNDVDALLEEGLRAPKTRRLENEKYGGESDHQSDGETSVQPMMTKIKTVLKSRGRPPTEPLPDGWIMTFHNSGIPVYLHRESRVVTWSRPYFLGTGSIRKHDPPLSSIPCLHYKKMKENEEREQNNDITPNGEVSPVKHLDKSSELDCQTEEPDSTAADSGPLDDKDPSGGDAAQGALGQVKAKVEVCKDESVDLEDFRRYLEKRFDFEQVTVKKFRTWAERRQFNREMKRKQAESERPILPANQKLITLSVQDAPTKKEFVINPNGKSEVCILHEYMQRVLKVRPVYNFFECENPSEPFGASVIIDGVTYGAGTASSKKLAKNKAARATLEILIPDFVKQTSEEKPKDSEELEYFNHISIEDSRVYELTSKAGLLSPYQILHECLKRNHGMGDTSIKFEVIPGKNQKSEYVMTCGKHTVRGWCKNKRVGKQLASQKILQLLHPHVKNWGSLLRMYGRESSKMVKQETSDKSVIELQQYAKKNKPNLHILNKLQEEMKKLAQEREETRKKPKMTIVESAQPGSEPLCTVDV from the exons atggagaaatatgaaaatgtacCACCCCTCCCTAAAGAACCTGCAAGAGAAATGAATGTGGAGAATCATACTTGTCCCCCACCTCTGCCGCCTAATGAACAgcctccaccacctcccctgCAAACGTCCAGTGACGCAGAGGTAATGGACGTTGGCTCTGGTGGTGATGGACAGTCAGATACCCCTGCTGGGGACACGCACAGTATCTGCAGAACACAGCTTCTCACAAAGGGATCTGCCTGCTACAAAAGTCGTCTTATAATAGACCCTAACAATAGTGACCAAAGCCCAAGAACTGCTCGTCATGCACCTTCAGTTCGAAAGTTCACCCCAGATCTTAAGTTACTTAAAGATGTAAAGATTAGTGTTAGTTTTACAGAAAGCTGCAAAAGCAAAGATAGGAAAGTTCTGTACACTGGAGTTGAGCAGGATTATAAGGCAGATACAGATTTTGGTATTAATACTGTCAATGGGGATTTGCATGTTTGTCCTTTTGGTGGTAGTAATGGTAAAGCTGTAGGAATAGGGGGTGAAAATGATGACAAGAAGGATGATGAAAATGATATTGATCAGGAAAAGAGAGTGGAATATGCAGTTCTGGATGAGCTAGAAGATTTTACCGACAATTTGATGGAAATagatgaagaaggaggagggTTCACATCTAAAGCAATCGTTCAAAGAGATAAAGTGGATGAAGAAACCTTGAATTACTCATATGAG GATGACTTTGATAATGATGTGGATGCTCTGCTGGAAGAGGGTCTTCGAGCACCCAAAACAAGGAGACTAGAGAATGAGAAATATGGTGGTGAAAGTGATCACCAGTCTGATGGAGAGACAAGTGTGCAGCCAATGATGaccaaaattaaaactgtacTTAAAA GTCGTGGCCGCCCTCCTACAGAACCTTTGCCAGATGGATGGATCATGACATTCCATAACTCGGGCATTCCTGTATATCTGCACAGAGAATCTAGAGTCGTTACCTGGTCTAGACCTTATTTCTTGGGAACAGGAAGCATAAGG AAACATGATCCTCCCCTTAGTAGCATTCCCTGCTTGCATTacaaaaaaatgaaggaaaatgaggaaagggaACAAAACAATGACATAACTCCAAATGGGGAAGTATCACCTGTAAAGCACTTAGATAAATCTTCAGAACTGGACTGCCAAACAGAAGAACCAGATTCTACTGCTGCTGATTCTGGGCCTTTAGATGACAAAGACCCCTCAGGGGGAGATGCAGCACAAGGAGCCTTAGGACAAGTTAAGGCCAAAGTTGAAGTATGTAAAGATGAATCTGTAG ATCTGGAAGATTTTAGACGCTATCTTGAAAAGCGTTTTGACTTTGAACAAGTTACCgtaaaaaaattcagaacctgGGCTGAGAGACGGCAATTCAATCGTGAGATGAAGCGGAAGCAGGCAGAATCCGAGCGGCCTATTCTGCCTGCCAATCAGAAACTCATTACCTTGTCTGTGCAAGATGCACCTACAAAGAAAG aatttgTCATTAATCCCAATGGGAAATCTGAAGTTTGCATACTGCATGAATATATGCAACGAGTCCTAAAGGTTCGCCCtgtttacaatttctttgaaTGTG AGAACCCAAGTGAACCTTTTGGAGCCTCAGTCATTATTGATGGAGTAACTTATGGGGCAGGAACTGCCAGCAGCAAAAAACTTGCCAAGAATAAAGCTG CTCGAGCTACACTGGAAATCCTTATTCCTGACTTTGTTAAACAGACCTCTGAGGAGAAGCCCAAAGACAGTGAAGAACTTGAG TATTTTAACCATATCAGTATTGAGGACTCACGGGTATATGAACTCACCAGTAAAGCTGGACTCTTGTCTCCATATCAGATTCTCCATGAGTGCCTTAAAAG AAACCATGGAATGGGTGATACATCCATAAAGTTTGAAGTGATTCCTGGTAAAAATCAGAAGAGCGAATATGTCATGACTTGTGGCAAGCACACAGTGCGAGGCTGGT gcaaaaataaaagaGTGGGGAAACAATTAGCTTCTCAGAAAATCCTACAGCTACTGCATCCACATGTGAAAAATTGGGGCTCTCTTTTGCGTATGTATGGTAGAGAGAGTAGCAAGATGGTTAAACAG GAAACCTCTGACAAAAGTGTGATAGAACTTCAGCAGTATGCCAAAAAGAACAAGCCAAATCTGCACATCCTGAACAAGttacaggaagaaatgaaaaaactgGCACAAGAAAGA GAGGAAACACGAAAGAAACCCAAGATGACAATAGTGGAATCGGCTCAACCTGGTAGCGAACCTCTCTGTACTGTTGATGTGTAA